Part of the Serinus canaria isolate serCan28SL12 chromosome 1, serCan2020, whole genome shotgun sequence genome is shown below.
ACACCACAGATTTGGATTTCCTGAATGCACTTGAGAGAAATAAGGTAAGACATCATATTCATGTGTGggtaattttgttttcttttaaaaattttgtggTATAAATGCTAGGATCAGGTCATTTGCATTAGCAAAGGAAATGGCAGCAGCATAAGGcatgtaagaaaaataatagtccaatttttcttcaaaatcagGGCTTAGGAAGGCAGGTTGCAGTAGGTGTTGAGAGCCTGTTGTCTGGCTCTCCACATAACATGGGTCTTTTGACCTTAAAATAGCTAAAGCCACTTTAGATGCCTCCTCCTGCAGTGATGGCACATTAGCAGAAAGTATGAAAACTACTTGATTCTTGGGCATTTCCTTTAAACACTTTAGAAATCAATTTAGCCACATATTTCCAGCACTGCCTTttttcctggggctgtgcttctgCCATCTGTTGTGTGGGGGAAGTTCTCCACCTGTGAGGTGCtcccttggcagcagctgaacGTTGTACATGTGGGAGAGCCTTTCCAGAACGATCAAAATTCAAGAACTGGCCTTGATAAAACAGAATCCACTGCTTTTCAGGGatttagaagacaaaaatgttcatgtttttttctgaaatgatgAGCAAACACAGGCCTTTCAAATCAGCGGAAAATGGTGGGGGATTTGGTCTCGATTTGAACAACTAAATCAAGATACCTGCTTGTGATCAGGGTGCTGAGACTCCTTATAGTCAATAGAGATCCAGGAGATCTGGTGGAAATCATTACTTAGGCACATGTCTCCAGTGCTGGTCAAGGAAGTGCCCCATTGGGTAGGGATGTCCCCTCTAGCCTTTGCCTGCCTCTGAAGAAAGTCTTCTCTGTAGGTCCCCTCCCCCAGTCAGGCCAGATTTGTGTCTGCCCTCCTCACACCAATTCACAGCCATAGTGGAGCATCTCAGATGGCATAGGAGACCAATGTTTGAGCAACTTAGTGTACGCTGTCATTAATGTTTGTGGAATCTAGAGCTATTTTTATCATCCTCATATTTTCTAAAGCAGCAATAAATGCTTTGCAGGGCAGTCAGTTGTgtctcttttttaaagaaatggaaaaaggcaTGAATACTTCTGATCACTGGAGTCTAATCTCCATTGGCTGCACCACTGTGCACTAAAACCGGGTGCCTAACTACAGATAGAGTCATCCTAACCATGAGCTGAGTTCTGCCCATGCTTTcaccagggctcagctctgcatgTTTCTGTGAAATGCAGTATCTGTGAAATGCAGAATTAACAGGTCAAAGTAGCTGCCACAGGAGAGCATTGCTAATGAGACATGTGTGGGCCACGACCCAGGGCAGTGTCACTCAAGGCCAAGTGATGTATTTTAATTGGTACAGCTGACAGGTGTCACATACTGGTCAGTGCGCTGGTGAATAACCCTGTGTTGTGCATTTGTTATGAATGAgtgcttttctttgttaaaGAGTAAAATCCAGGGATCTGCCAGCTGTATATGTTTTATTGGTAGGTGGGTGGGTTTTcttggtttgggattttgtgttttgctttgggttttttgggtgggttggttggtttggttttaggGTTTATTTTGGCTTTGTTCTAGAAATAAGCTACTATGAGAGAATTTCAAATGAGAAGACATTCCCTGGAGAGAAACCATGCTAACGATCATTTGTGGAACCATAGTGCACCACTCCAGAAAAGCAAACACCCATGCATGTTTGAGGAGTTAGATTTAACAGTATAAGGCCTGGTGTAATGTTCCATCAGTTTTGTTGCTGTCTTCCTGGTACTTAATTTCATTTAGCCAAATTAATCTGGCAGCATGATACTGTGTCAGAGCAGAAGTGAATGGAGTTTCACCTTCCATTCAATACGAATATATATTTTGTTTCCAGGGACGCTGTGCACTGAAGTGTCTTCCCTGAGCCCAGGCCCCACTTGCTGTATAGTGAGACATTAAGATTCACTGTGTTTGGAgggagtgtgtgtgtctggATAACAAtatgaaagcagctctgaaaagcCTGGTTACTGATAGGTCTAAAGCAAAATTTCTGCACGGTATTTCTGCCAAATACCTGCAGCTTCTCCCAAACCTGTGAAATCAGGACAGTTTGGGAGTTCACAATAGTTGAACTCTCAAGGAGTTCTGAGTACAGGAAACATGAATTAATGTGCCTTTCGGCCAACATCTTTGTACAAACTTGTGATCgtaactttttttcttaagttgAAATCTTTGATGCGGCCACCAAAGTCAGTGAGAAACAGACAGGACCAAGTGAAGAAGAGAATTCCCACGACCAAACCCAGTAAACACATTGCCAACCAGCATGTTGCAGGGAAGACACAACACATCTCTTCATCGGGCTTCACTGAGCCTTCAGGTTCAGATTTGCCTCCAGACCCTGCCCTGAAGGAATGGAAACAAGTAGGTGAAACCAAAGACACGCTGATACCAAACCCGTTCCGCACAAACTCAGCCGGTGTTCTGTTCCAGCAGCGTGCTCATGAGTCTGAGTCAACTGCCTCTTAACAGGAAAACAGTCATTCCAAGGAATATATTAGATACCTATTAGTTTTTCTGGATGCTTTTTGTAGACCTGGTAATAAAAGCTTGGGGGTTTATACCTTACTAGTACAATtcacacagtattttcttttcatagcCGTTAGGAGGAGGAAACTGCTCAGTAGGGAATGGGTTTGCCTGCCCTCATGTGGTTGGATCTGCTGGTACATAAATGGCTGTTGGTTTAAACAGGTCAGACTGCAATTGTTGGTGAGATAAAGCACCTTTTTTTGGCTGTGCTTTTGGCAGCTGAAAAAAGCCACCCAGCTCCTGAGACATACAGGCAGATTACTCAGAAGTGGGAAGTTTTTGTCCTCTGGCTGTTCATTTCCTCTTCAATATCAGAGCAAATATAGAGCTTTTGTTATACTGTAATGTAATAAATTGTGACAATATGGAAAgcttaatttttctgaaaatctgattTCCCAAGATACCAATCTGACCTACAAACTAACATAATGAGCACAAGCAAGGCTCCCCTTTCTCACCAAATCTGACACTCCCCCAGCTAATCAAGCATCCACTAAGTCATGCTCACAAACATGAAGTGGTATGTGTTAGTGCAAACCTTGAGAAAAGtttaaacaaacacattttgaatAATGTTTGCTACTGACTAGAATTAAGCCATGATAATTCATCTTCATGTCTGAACCCTGCTAAAATGCTAATATGTAAAATGTCAGTTTGAAACATGAGCTAACTGAAGACAATAAAGCCAAAGGCAACTCTTGTCATGCTTAGAGTAGGTACTCCCTACTCCCTAGAGTAGGGAGTAAAGCTTAGGTAAAACCTCTGACCAATGTGGTTGTCCAGTCTGTTCTGGGAAATAGAAATTGCCTCTCCTACTGACATGTGAAGAAggcagcttttcttctctttgaatTAGCCCAGGTAATGTTTCTGGTGCACCTGCCCAAGTCTGAAAACCTCAGCTGTGAAAGGAGGTACATTgctgaaattatatttcttctgaaacaaaaaagtttaTCTAAAATCTAGATAATGTTTCTTAAAAAGTAGAACAAAAGTCCCAGCCCAAAAGAATATGCTtgtgaaaggaaggaaaaacctcAAGACCTATATGTTTTCTCCCTGTACTGTGGGGCTTTTGCTGTGGCCACAACTTTAGATAGCCATACCCTGTTAGTCTTCCCCTACTATCAGTCCTCACTTGCTTGAGTTTGCTATTTGTAGATCCTTGACATTCTGTGGAGTGATCCAAGAAGTCAAAATGGCTGTACACCAAACAAGTGTCGAGGAGGAGGCTGTTACTTTGGTCCTGATGTCACTGCCAAGCTGTTTGAGAGATATAATCTGAAGATGCTCATCAGGTCTCATGAATTTAAGCCAGAAGGTTATGAGATCAGTCATGATGGGAAGGTAAGTTGCTTCCATGTAAAGTAGAATTCTCCTGTGAATTTCACAGGAACATCTACAGTagatttttctgcaaaatttatttttaaaaaagacagtCACTTTGTTAAACTGGCTTTGGGGGAACTTTGTCCTAGATAGATATTACAACAAATTATTGAGTTCTGAGTAACAAAATTCTTTACATCTTTAGGGAGTGAAGACCAGTTTATTACTTACATGAAAACAAATGGACACTAACAAAATCCCCAACAAGAGTTGTGTGTAAATACAGTTCAAGACATGCTCTAAGGCTCTAGAAGCCTTTAATTTACTGATTTCTCTTCTGGCCCTGCTTTCTAACATGCTGCATTGGGAGACCAAAAAGAATACTGAAAATCAGGTCTCTCTTAGAAAGAGGTTTCTCTTAAACTGCATGTTATATCTCACTGTTCTCTGAAGTCTGACAGGTCAAAAATAAAGGCCCAGAGCTCTGACTCAAAAGGCAAGAGCAATTTGGTGAATGACACAGTTTTATATGTAGGCACATAATTTTGTAACCTGGAATTTCTTCTCAGATCAGTTTCAGAAATAAGTGTCAAGAAGAGCTGTTCTGGCCAATCCAGTTTCTTTGTTTCCCATGTCAGGTTATCACCATATTCTCTGCCTCGAACTATTACGAAGAGGGCAGTAACCGGGGTGCTTACATCAAGCTGAATCCCGAGCTGACCCCTCGCTTTGTGCAGTACCAGGTCAGCAAGTTCACGCGCAGGCAGAATCTCCGTGAGAGGTAAAGCTCTGTGTTGcatgcagtgagcagggactCGCCTCACAGTGAGTGTACCTGCCACAAATCTAGAGCTTCACTGAAGAACTGAATTGGCATCCATTTTCCTTGATTCTCACTGGTTTTctattttacaatttaaaaattaatacagttGACAAAACATGTTCTGGCTGCTTAACTTGGTTTCCTGAGAAACACCCAAAGGTAATTAGGTGAGGTAAGCAGTTAGAACAGACAATTGTCAGGGACTCATAAATGGCCTGCACCTGTCTGCTTTGGTTAAAGGCTGCAGTGTTAATCTGGACGAATCCTGTTATGTCTTGAGTCTCATAAGTTTATCATGAGAGCTTTACCATGCCTAGTAATGTGGTCAGATTACTAAAGGAAAGCAGCTTAGAATTACCTGCATAAACTCAATTATCTCATAAACTCAGTTTATTCTTATGGAGCattgttggtttggtttggtttggtttggggtttcccCCTGCTGAATGTTGTGTGTTTTGGGTGATCCTACTTAAACATACTGGACCCTAAACATACTGCATGTTAGAGgatataaaaattttataatGAGTGTTGAAAAGCATAACATACAAGAGGATTTTAATCCTTTAATaatctgctgattttttttcctcctaggGTAGGTACAATTGAATCATCTGCCTTAAAGTCCTTACGAGAGAAGATTTATGCACACAGGTCTGAACTCATCAGTGCTTTTGCACAATACGACGTCAATGGCACAGGTACTATTTCCTCTCTGTCCAGTTGCCACCATGAGGAAAACAGCTTCCATGTGtgtgggaggcagaggggtcctgcctgcctgccagtgtcaggctgagggcagcagaaGCTGGGTGACCTTGTTTTTCATGACCGCAGAGGAGGATAGGCATTGGGAAGGGCTTAGCCCAAACAGCTTGAGGGGATGAAGcttgaaggaggaaaaagaaaactgaaagacataggcaaataaagaaattatgtttGCTGTTGGGTAGAGAGTTTGGGCAGGCAAATCCAGATCCAGAAGCTCAAAGGTCACTACCACCTTCATGTAGGAGTGTCTTCAGAATGGGTCAGGGGTCTCAGGGAACTGGGGTCTCAGGTGGGGGGATGTGGAATGGGTTTCCTTCTTAGTCTGGGAGGTAGCCAAGGCTacctctgcctccagcagacACACAGCCTGCCTGTGCCTGTAGCAGACACACACTCACCTCTCATCTGAAGAAAAGTCAGTGCTAAGTTAATAGATGAACCTTTTATGCAGAAGCAAGAAGTTGATTTCTGCCACAAATACAAGTTTTCCTTGTGATGGCTTCTCACTTGACAGTGTCCTTACAAGGGCACTCAATAACATGATGTTTCTTTGGCCACTGAACAGCTGTTTCACATATTTCTGTGTTGTTGAATTTTCAGCCACATGTCACTCTAATTGCAGCTGAAACCTGAAGTACTCTTCATGGCATAATCTGGCTTTCTCAAAAGGTGTTAAAACATGCTGAACATCATGACAACATCACAACTTTGTGGCTGGAAGGGAGCTGTGGAACTGCCTAGTCCAACGCCACTGCTCCTTTGTTATGAGGGTTTTTATCCCAGGGTTAAGAGaaaatccttttgttttgtAACCCTTTGTGCTGGTGACTGATGTGTGCTGTGTTCTGTACTTTTAACCATGACCTGACCCCTTCTGGCAGGCAGGATTTCTGTCAACGACTGGGCTGCAGCGATGGAgtctgtcctgcagctggaactGCCCTGGAGGATGCTGCGGTCTCAATTAGCACAGATGAACTCAGATGGAGAAGTTGACTTCATGTCTTGTTTTTATGATTTGAAAATGGGTCAACCTACAAAAGAGGTAAAGAGGAAAACACTTCCTTGCAATTCTTGGAGGAACAACTTTTGGTGCAAATTGAAGCACAAGGCAGTTGTTTGGCCCAACAAGTAGACATCCACAGCTGAACTAGTTGCTGAGCTTCCTTTTATAGTCACTGGAGGAAAATGAGCACTGCTAGGGTACGAATCATCATTCCCTGCTAAGGTAGATGCTTAAAATAGGTTGGATGAATCACATGCTAGAACTGCTTCTTACTTTCTCTTGGCTCTCGAGGGCGTTTAGATAACGGAGCTGAGGAGATGTGACAAAtcctgcccagagcactcaACCCTTACTCTTTGAAATGAGCTTTTCAAACACGCTCCAGAGGCAGTTCAGGCCCCTGTGGGAGGAAGTCACATTTATAGATGGACTTTTAGATGTCTATTATGGTATCTGAGGTCACTTCTACAGAGTCCAGTTGTTACCAAATGCTGCACACTGCTTTAGAACAGAGGTATCACCATGATTTTCCTAAACAGCAGGATCCATTCACATCTGTGCAGTGAGTGCTTTGTATGAATGTATGGTCTACATCATCTTTCCTAGATTATCCAAGATTATTTCCCAAATAATTACTGCAGGTAGGAGGTGTGAAGGGCTCCTTTCCCCCTTGCCCTGCCATCTGAAAGTGATGGGTTTTATCTGATTATTCCTCAGGGTAAGACACAGAAGTGTCTTTCCAAAGAACTCAAGCATAAAGATTTGGTTTTTTACATTTGACAAActgggaaaatggaaattgcATAGCAGATATTCTGTTGGTTAAATTAACTCAAACCAAGGTCTGAATAGCTTCTTGTATGTGATTTCAAAACCAGGCTCAGCCAGCTTTGGCAGAAACACTGTGCAGGTACAGAAAGGATCTGGAGATCATCTTTAACATCATTGACAAAGATCACTCAGGTAAGTCCAGGTATCTTCACTGTGTCAGTTCTAGGGAGCCTATACCAGTTATCTTTTCCCCACTGTGTTTCCTCCTTAGGGCTTCTAAATATAGAGGAACCAGAGGTGATATCATTTCTTCAGTTTATCGGGAACTACTTTAAGCAGTCAGGCTGCAGTCATATAAGTACACAGAGCCTAACAAGAAACAATTCTCACATACCCCAGCTCCAGTACTGGCATCACTCTTTTGGGGGGTTTTTCTCCGTTCTGCACTAGTCTTACTCTTTACTGCTTTCTCAATTCCACTGTCAAAAGCATTCAATCATTACCTAAAGTAAAAATGTGCTTCAATAATGAAAGCACTAACCCCAGCATGGTAGGCAGGTAACTTCCTTGCAGTGAAGGAGAGTGCTTGTGTGTGTTTAtacaggaagggaaaataacACTGCCAAAAGCAACCTCTTGTCTGTCTCCTTTAGGTTTGATTTCTGTTGAGGAATTCAGCCAGACATGGAGACTGTTCACTTCTCACCTGGGCATTGATACACAGGATGACTCCATTGACAAGTTAGTCCTCAGCATAGACTACAACAAAGATGGCCACATTGACTTCAATGAATTTTTAGAGGCCTTTCATGTTGTTCACAGACTTGAGAAAAAGGCAACCTCATGAAAAGGCAGAACTTCTTGTGGGTTGTCTTGGAAGCTCAGCTTGCTGTCATTAGTAATAAAAAAGGGCTGCTTAATAGGGTCACAGTGCAAGCCTTTATTTAGCCCTTCCTGGATGATCTGTACCTGCTAATAATGGGATAGAGGAGATGAAAACCCACATTTACAGTATTACTGTGTCATTGCCACACACTGCCAGGACCTTACAATTCATCCCCTCCCCTTGGTGGCATCTCCCCCATCAATCTAATTCCTGAACATTGCCAAGGTCATGCCTGCAGCTGTGTAGGGAGAGAGACTTTGGTACGTGTCTGCCAGCAGCCCTTAGCAACAGCTGAGAGCATTGATGACCACAAGGAACATATCAGACCCACCCTGGTGATGGAACAGGCATGAGAGAGGCTGGCTGTGGGGTGTCCAttgcaggagaggaaaacagggaggaaGCATCTGGTTAAAATGGATAGTTCTGCATTTAATCTTGCTCTTTGCATGATGCAGAGGAATTAAATTATTCCAGGTCAATCTCTTATCCTTCTAAAAGTTTACAGGCACAACTTAGAGGATGTTGGTTGAAAGGTGTTTACACTTGCACTAGATTCCCTCTTGCCTCTGGTTACTTTTCCCCATATTTGTTGGGATTTGGAGCTGTGAAACAATCACAACTGTTTCtgagatggagccaggctcttcacAGTGGTGCCGAGCAGCACAACAAGAGTCAATGGACAGAAACTGAtacacaggaagttccacctgaacaaGCAAGAActtctttcctgtgcagtgactgagcaCTTGAACAGAAtgcccagagagggtgtggagtctccctcactggagatagtcaagaaccatctggatgTAGTCCTGTGCTATGTGATATGGGATGACCCtctctgagcagggaggttgaaGCAGATGATTCATTGTGGTCTCTTCCAGCATGACCCATTCTGGGATTCggtgattctgtgataactCGTGACCTTGGTGAAGGCTAAATCCACAGCATGCTAATGCAGCACATGATAGATCACAGAATAAAGCTTTAGCTCTCTGAGCAATGCCTAAGGGGGGGGTGTCTCTTTGCCTGTGTTTTGTAGCCTGCCCAAATCACCATAGAACACTCTTCCTGAAGATGAACTGGGTTtcttaaaaccagaaatgagtAAGAACACAAAAGTAAACATATTTTGATACTACCAAATCTAAATATTCTTGCACATAGTTAAACATAAATTCTTGAccaagaaattctgaaattgaGTTTTTGGAAGGCAGCAAGATTGAAGACTCTGGCACTCACATTCCTGTCTCCTTTCCCTGACTGCAAGTCAATATTCCCATTCCTGCCAATACCACCCTGTCACTTCCCAAGGGGGAGAAGTCGGGAAATCTGGACCTAATTCTCTTGCACCTTACACTCAGGTCAGAAGCTTTTTGGTAACTGTATTACCTCCTTCAGCCTCAGTAAAGTGCTTTTAGAGTAGGAAAAAGTTCCAACCTAGTCcatctttatattttaataGCTAAAGATGAGCTAAGTAAAGCAGCTTGGTTTCATTTAATAGAAGTGTTGAAAGTACAAAAAAAGCATCCTTCCAGGTTTATTCTGGGATAAATCATCCCAGAATGTAACAGCAGCCCAAGCTTAAGGCACTGCTGTCTCTTAAATCTTATTTTCTACTATTAAATACAGAACGCTTTTCCAGAAGTATTTTGTAACTTGACAGATGAATGAACAAACATGCACACACTGATTTCTACTGCCttggaggaggggaaagaaaaatctttaacaGTACAAACAAACTTTACAGTGAAACTTTAATGGCATTGGTAATACATAATGTATATTTTTAGCATGCAGTTATTCTGATCTATGCACTGTGATGATCAGTCCCACCTTATTCCAGTGGAGTTACAAAAAGGCTCCACTTACAATGGCCAAACACCTCTGTGTGTAGTGGGATCTTGCTTCCCACTGTTGGCTTCCATGAAGTGGGTGCGAATTGACAAGGTGGAACTGgacactgcagctctggagtcTCCCTTTGCCGCCTGCCCCAGCAAAGAGGACAAAGCTGGGCTGTACAGTGAGACACAGGAGCTCTGAAGGACGGCTGGCAGCCTTCAGTGTGGATGTCCCTCACTAAGGACACATTCCTGAACCTGGCATGAAGGGGACTGGCCTTGAGGGATCACTTCCTGAGAGGGGCTG
Proteins encoded:
- the PPEF1 gene encoding serine/threonine-protein phosphatase with EF-hands 1, with the protein product MGSIIGTMGCSSSVADRKSENVIRAAILIQKWYRFTMARLEMRRRYSLSIFQSIEYADEQDQLQLSNFFTFMLDHCTHPDAVSQIFTSPSAPQVVDEDLCLKEFEKKIDVPDSYYGPRLSFPLTVEDANALLHAFRNEQLLHARYVLQLLSETRRVLKEMPNITHLSTSYSKEITVCGDLHGNLDDLLLIFYKNGLPSEQNRYVFNGDFVDRGKNSMEILIILFAFLLIYPNDLHLNRGNHEDYIMNLRYGFTKEVSKKYKDHWKQILCLLRDVFSWLPLATIIDSKVLILHGGISDTTDLDFLNALERNKLKSLMRPPKSVRNRQDQVKKRIPTTKPSKHIANQHVAGKTQHISSSGFTEPSGSDLPPDPALKEWKQILDILWSDPRSQNGCTPNKCRGGGCYFGPDVTAKLFERYNLKMLIRSHEFKPEGYEISHDGKVITIFSASNYYEEGSNRGAYIKLNPELTPRFVQYQVSKFTRRQNLRERVGTIESSALKSLREKIYAHRSELISAFAQYDVNGTGRISVNDWAAAMESVLQLELPWRMLRSQLAQMNSDGEVDFMSCFYDLKMGQPTKEAQPALAETLCRYRKDLEIIFNIIDKDHSGLISVEEFSQTWRLFTSHLGIDTQDDSIDKLVLSIDYNKDGHIDFNEFLEAFHVVHRLEKKATS